In Rhodococcus pseudokoreensis, the DNA window TGGCGCGCAGCGTCGACCTGGAGGCCCGCCGTGACGCGATGTTCGCGGGCGAGCACATCAATACGTCCGAGGACCGCGCCGTCCTCCACACCGCGCTGAGGCTGCCTGCCGACGCGTCTCTCGTCGTCGACGGTCAGGACGTCGTTGCCGACGTCCACGACGTCCTCGATCGCATGGGCGATTTCACCGATCGGGTGCGCTCCGGCGAATGGCGCGGCGCGACGGGCGAGCGAATCAAGACCGTCGTCAACATCGGCATCGGCGGATCGGATCTGGGTCCGGTGATGGTGTACCGCGCGCTGCGGCACTACGCCGACGCCGGCATCAGCGTCCGGTTCATCTCCAACGTCGATCCCGCCGACCTGGTGCGCAGCCTGAACGGCCTCGACCCGGCCACCACCCTGTTCATCGTGGCGTCCAAGACGTTCTCGACCCTCGAGACGCTCACCAACGCCACGGCCGCCCGGCGGTGGCTGCTCGGCGGCCTGGGCCTCGGAAACGAAGCGGTCGCAAAGCATTTCGTCGCAGTCTCGACCCACGCGGACCGGGTGGCGGAGTTCGGCATCGACACGGCCAACATGTTCGGATTCTGGGATTGGGTCGGCGGCCGGTACTCGGTCGATTCCGCCATCGGACTGTCGGTGATGGCGGCGATCGGCAAGGAACGGTTCGCAGAGTTCCTTGCCGGATTCCACGCCGTGGACGAGCATTTCCGGACGGCGCCGCTCGAGGAGAACGCGCCGGTCCTGCTCGGCCTGATCGGACTCTGGTACTCGAACTTCTTCGGCGCCGAATCCCGTGCCGTGCTGCCGTATTCCAACGACCTCGTGCGGTTCGCGGCCTATCTGCAGCAGTTGACGATGGAATCGAACGGCAAGTCGGTCCGCGCCGACGGCTCCCCCGTCCCCGCGTCCACCGGCGAGATCTTCTGGGGCGAACCCGGAACCAACGGTCAGCACGCCTTCTACCAGCTCCTGCACCAGGGCACGCGGCTCGTGCCTGCCGATTTCATCGGTTTCGGCGAGCCCACCGACGACCTGCCCACCGCCGACGGCACGGGCAGCATGCACGACCTGCTGATGAGCAACTTCTTCGCGCAGACGAAGGTCCTGGCGTTCGGCAAGACGGCCGAGGAGATCGCGGCCGAAGGCACCCCGGAAGAGCTGGTGCCACACAAGGTCATGCCCGGCAACCGGCCGTCCACGACGATCCTCGCGCCGAAGCTCACGCCGTCGGTGATCGGGCAGCTGATCGCCCTGTACGAGCACCAGGTGTTCGTCGAGGGTGTCGTGTGGGGCATCGACTCGTTCGACCAGTGGGGTGTCGAACTCGGCAAAACCCAGGCCGTGGAGCTGCAGCCGGTGCTCACCGCCGCGGAAGAGCCCGCCGCGCAGAGCGATTCGTCGACGGACAGCCTGGTGCGCTGGTACCGCCGTCAGCGCGGACGGGCCTGACTCACCAGCTCTCGGTGGTGTAGACCCGGCCGGAGCGGTCCACCAGCCGGGCGCGCAGTTCGTGCTGTTCGATCCACCGGATCGCGCCGATGCCGCGGGCGAGGGCGGCGACGCTGGCCGCATACGCCCAGAGTGCGTCGTCAGCGATCACCGTCACCGTCTCCCATTCGGTGGCGGTGGGTGGTTCGGTGACCGGCGGCGCGACCGCCGTCGCCATCGCCGTCCCGTTCACCAGTTCGACCTCGCCGTCGCCGGGCACCGGGATCTGCCACCCGCCGGCGGGACAGTGCCCGGCCGTCGCGATGACGTCGCCGATACGCACGGCGGCCCCGCACTCTAGCTGCCGGGCGACCAGTTCCGCCGCCCGATCCACCGTGTCGGCCTTGGCGGTGTCGGTGATGTCGAACGACGCGCCCCACGGCGCGAACACGACGTCGTCGTCGATCTGGACGTCGAGGAAACTGGGTTCCGGGTGCACGGTGGGGATCAGGTCCTCGTCGGGGGATTCGGTGGCGAGCGGGTTCACCACCCCGTCGGTCATCCGGGCCGCCCAGAGCGCAGAACGCAGCAGTGCGGACATCCGCCTGCTGACCTTGACCGGCGCACCCTGGGACAGGTTCACGGCGTGGATCTCCGCGTCGCCGCGGTGGATGTCGCAGACCGATTCGGCCTCGTCGATGACGGCCGCGATCAGCGCTGCGGCCTCCGGAAGGGCAGCGCCCTCGGTGACGTCGACCTCCACGACGGAACCCCACACCTTCCATTTCTCGACGCTAACCATGGTGTTCTCCGTGTGCGGTCCCGTACAGCGCTGCACTTCCAGTATGCGCCGGTTGTCCAGAGGCCGACCTCCGGCGACCGACGCAACCGGTCGTACACTTCGCTGGTGAGCGCCCGATTGAGCGTCGTCGACGAGATGTTCCTGCGCACCCACCGGGGGTGGGGAACGCCGATCGTGATGCAGGGACTGTGGCGCACCGACGGCAGGGTGGACGCCGCGACTCTCGATTCCCTGATCGCCGACCTCACGCGGGGACCGCTGGGCAGGCGGGTGGTGCGCCCGCGGGTCCCCGGCGCGCGGCCCCGGTTCGAGCCGAGCGCGGACGCCTTTCCCGTCGAATACGCGGAGATCGAGGCAGGCGCGGTCCTGGCCTGGGCAGACGAGCAGGCCTCGTTGCCGGTGGACCCCGAGCGCGGTCCGGGCTGGCGGCTGGCCTGCGCACGTCCGGCCGGCGGGGGCACGGTGCTGTCGCTGGTGTGTTCCCACGTGATCGCGGACGCACGCGGACTGGCGGCCGCGATCGCGGCGGCCCTGCAGGGCGTGCCGACGTCGGACGCGAGTGGCGCGGACGGCGCGGTCGCGGACATGTGGGACGCCACCCGGCTCGCGCGCCGCGTGACGGAGGGGACGGCCCGTGCGGTCGCCGGTCTGGTGGTCAGCGGGTCCCGTCGCGCGGAACTGCGCCGCTTCCTGCACGTGAGTGGCAAAGCGTCCCCCGGCACTCTTTGCCACTCACCTGTGGGGGTGGTGCTGGACGTGGACGCCGAGCGGTGGGACGCCGTCGCGGAGCAGGCGGGCGGCACCCCGAACAGCCTCTTCCTGGCAGTGGTGGCCGAGTTGGCGCGGCGGGACGGCGAGACCCGGCCGCTGACGATCAGCGTTCCGATGGATCTGCGCGGCCAAGGCGACCCGACGGGCACCGCGAACTCCGTCGCCCTGGTCGAGGTGGACATGTCCCCGAAGGACACCGTCGGGGACGTGCGGGCGAAAAGCCGTGCGGCGTTCTCCGCACCCGCGATGACGAGCCCGGCCGGTTTCCCGGAGGAAATGCTGCAACTGGTGCCCGACCGGGTGGCGCACGCCCTCACCGGCAACCCCGGCGAGCGCGACGTGCTGTGTTCCAACATCGGACCGCTGCCCGACGCGCTCGTCACGATCGGTGGTCACCGGACCACCGGCATCGCGACCCGCGCCGTGCACCCGGGTGTCGTGACCAGCCGCACCCGGCTGTCCGCCTATCTCAGCCGCTTCGGCGGCAGCTACTCCCTCGCGCTCGAGTCGCTGGACAGCCCGGACCGCGCGGCCCTCCGCGAGCGGGCGGGCGAGGTCCTCGCCCGGCACGGGCTCACCGCTCGGGCCTGGTAACGGCTATGGACTCGGTCGTGAGATCGGTGTACGGCTGCCGCGCCGACTCCGGATCGCCGTATGTGATCGCCCGCTCCCGTCGCGTCCGCGACGCCAGCGTGACCGCCCAGTTGAGCAGGGTGCCGAACCGGTTGCGGTACCCGGCGAGGAACGCGATGTGGATGGCACCCCAGGACACCCAGCCCAGGAACCCGGACATCCGGATCGGGCCGGCCTGGAGCAGTGCATGCCTGCGGGCGATGTACGCGGCGCTGCCGAGGTCGCGGTACTTGAAGGGTTTGCGGTCGGGTGTTCCGCCCTCGATCGTGCGGGCGATGCACCCTCCGACGTGCCTGCCGCCCTGCATCGCGACCTCGGCCACACCGGGGAGGTCGTTCAGCGACATCAGGTCGCCGATCACCCAGACGTTCGGATGTCCGGGCACCGTGAGGTCGGGTTCGACGGCGATGCGCCCGCCCTGAATCTGCTTGACGCCGAGCGCATTCGCGAGAGCGGCGGCGAACGGCACGGCCTCGACGCCCGCGGTCCACAGGACCGTGCGGGCCCCGTAGCGCTTCTTGGTGCGGGCCGCGTTCTT includes these proteins:
- the pgi gene encoding glucose-6-phosphate isomerase, whose protein sequence is MSSDITGTAAWQKLRDHHAQIQTVHLRELFEKDPARGQELTVSAGDLYIDYSKHRIDRDTIGLLLELARSVDLEARRDAMFAGEHINTSEDRAVLHTALRLPADASLVVDGQDVVADVHDVLDRMGDFTDRVRSGEWRGATGERIKTVVNIGIGGSDLGPVMVYRALRHYADAGISVRFISNVDPADLVRSLNGLDPATTLFIVASKTFSTLETLTNATAARRWLLGGLGLGNEAVAKHFVAVSTHADRVAEFGIDTANMFGFWDWVGGRYSVDSAIGLSVMAAIGKERFAEFLAGFHAVDEHFRTAPLEENAPVLLGLIGLWYSNFFGAESRAVLPYSNDLVRFAAYLQQLTMESNGKSVRADGSPVPASTGEIFWGEPGTNGQHAFYQLLHQGTRLVPADFIGFGEPTDDLPTADGTGSMHDLLMSNFFAQTKVLAFGKTAEEIAAEGTPEELVPHKVMPGNRPSTTILAPKLTPSVIGQLIALYEHQVFVEGVVWGIDSFDQWGVELGKTQAVELQPVLTAAEEPAAQSDSSTDSLVRWYRRQRGRA
- a CDS encoding FAD:protein FMN transferase, which encodes MVSVEKWKVWGSVVEVDVTEGAALPEAAALIAAVIDEAESVCDIHRGDAEIHAVNLSQGAPVKVSRRMSALLRSALWAARMTDGVVNPLATESPDEDLIPTVHPEPSFLDVQIDDDVVFAPWGASFDITDTAKADTVDRAAELVARQLECGAAVRIGDVIATAGHCPAGGWQIPVPGDGEVELVNGTAMATAVAPPVTEPPTATEWETVTVIADDALWAYAASVAALARGIGAIRWIEQHELRARLVDRSGRVYTTESW